In a single window of the Raphanus sativus cultivar WK10039 chromosome 9, ASM80110v3, whole genome shotgun sequence genome:
- the LOC130500030 gene encoding uncharacterized protein LOC130500030, with amino-acid sequence MSSPSSYEDDVIDDQIDDTFEDMFDQKFGQMYDAIVHGAANKQNKQAYIEREREQGHNQLWNDYFSEHPTYPPEIFRRCFRMNKPLFLSIVDRISNEVPYFEQRRNAHGRYGLSALQMCTGVICMLAYGQASDTYDEYLRLGESTAFLCLEKFNEGIIQLFGDEYLRKPTSEDLHRLLDIGEVRGFSGMIGSIDCMHLEWKNCLRSWRGQYTRGHGKPTIVLEAVAS; translated from the coding sequence ATGTCTTCCCCATCGTCTTATGAAGATGATGTCATAGATGATCAAATAGACGACACTTTTGAAGATATGTTCGACCAAAAATTTGGTCAAATGTACGACGCAATCGTTCATGGTGCAGCCAACAAGCAGAACAAACAAGCTTATATCGAAAGAGAGCGGGAACAAGGACACAATCAACTATGGAACGACTATTTCAGTGAACATCCTACATACCCACCAGAAATATTTAGGCGGTGTTTTCGAATGAACAAGCCATTGTTCCTTTCCATTGTCGATCGCATAAGTAATGAAGTTCCATACTTTGAGCAAAGACGAAATGCTCACGGGAGGTACGGGCTATCTGCACTTCAAATGTGTACTGGAGTTATATGTATGCTCGCATATGGTCAAGCATCAGATACGTATGACgaatatctccgacttggtgagaGTACTGCATTTTTATGTTTGGAAAAATTCAACGAAGGGATAATACAATTGTTTGGAGATGAGTATCTACGAAAACCTACATCAGAGGATCTTCATCGATTACTCGATATTGGAGAGGTTCGCGGATTTTCAGGAATGATAGGcagcatcgactgtatgcatttGGAGTGGAAAAACTGCCTAAGGTCTTGGAGAGGACAGTACACACGAGGTCACGGAAAGCCGACAATTGTCTTAGAGGCTGTGGCATCATAg
- the LOC108824698 gene encoding glutathione S-transferase T3-like yields the protein MQPSSLTPGGFVNLLTSQTGKNTHVECSQVPKPSERRKWSPKEDIVLISAWLNTSKDPIVSTDQKAGAFWKRIEEYYNGSPQLCGFAPRELNQCKQRWGILNEYVCRFVGSYEAALKEQASGQKENDVMKAAPDIYLNDYGSKFGLEHAWRELRYDQKWKSNSKDSAKDKRKEAAEVEPEFKEVRHPGVKAAKRKKRGNEAYDQLQTMLGVKDAISKRRLLERHGFYWLHGLYWFAYSTALLLHGICSVFHGML from the exons atgcAACCTTCTTCCCTAACCCCAGGCGGGTTTGTTAACCTATTAACATCCCAAACCGGTAAAAACACCCACGTAGAGTGTTCCCAGGTTCCTAAACCCTCGGAAAGGAGGAAGTGGTCACCAAAAGAAGATATTGTGCTGATCAGTGCTTGGTTGAACACCAGCAAGGATCCGATTGTCAGCACCGACCAGAAGGCAGGGGCATTTTGGAAGAGAATAGAAGAGTATTACAATGGTAGCCCTCAACTCTGTGGCTTTGCGCCTAGAGAGTTAAATCAGTGTAAGCAGAGGTGGGGCATATTGAACGAGTATGTCTGCAGGTTTGTGGGAAGCTATGAGGCCGCGTTGAAGGAGCAAGCAAGTGGCCAAAAAGAGAATGATGTCATGAAGGCTGCTCCTGACATCTACTTAAATGACTACGGGTCCAAGTTCGGACTTGAGCATGCGTGGAGGGAACTTCGGTATGATCAGAAGTGGAAATCAAACTCCAAAGATAGTGCAAAGGACAAAAGGAAGGAAGCTGCGGAGGTGGAACCTGAGTTCAAAGAGGTTAGGCATCCTGGTGTTAAAGCAGCCAAACGCAAGAAGCGTGGCAATGAAGCTTATGATCAGTTACAGACCATGCTAGGGGTGAAAGATGCCATTTCGAAAAGGAGACTCCTTGAGC GTCACGGGTTCTACTGGCTTCACGGGTTGTACTGGTTTGCTTACTCTACTGCTTTACTGCTTCACGGGATCTGTTCTGTGTTTCACGGGATGTTGTAG